A single Abditibacteriaceae bacterium DNA region contains:
- a CDS encoding SwmB domain-containing protein: LSSVSADAASDTVTLTFTGAVKSGAAAEYAVTVAGAAIEVTAVQQKTAQTVVLQLEGDLQAGATVVVDYSISDNKGLPLSGQAKATAK; encoded by the coding sequence GCTGTCATCGGTTTCTGCTGATGCTGCATCCGACACGGTGACGCTCACCTTTACTGGTGCGGTCAAGTCCGGTGCGGCTGCCGAGTATGCGGTGACGGTTGCGGGTGCAGCCATTGAAGTGACAGCGGTGCAGCAAAAGACGGCACAGACTGTTGTTCTGCAGCTGGAGGGTGATCTCCAAGCGGGTGCAACTGTTGTAGTCGACTACAGCATCAGCGACAACAAGGGATTGCCCCTCAGCGGACAGGCCAAAGCAACGGCCAAGTAG